AGCTCCGTATGTTGTGGAGAAAGTTTTAGATCGACGAATAACAGCCGCAGGAAAGATCGAGTATTATCTCAAGTGGAAGGGTTACACAGACGCGGACAACACCTGGGAACCAGAGGAAAATCTTGACTGCCCAGAGCTGATTGCAAAATACGAAGAAATACGCAGACAGAAAGAGTTCAAGGAAGCTAAGAAGAAATCTGCCAAAAAGAAACTGGAAGAAATCAATAAACCAAGAGGCTACGACCGTGGTCTCTTGCTTTATCGGATTGTGGGAGCTACTGATTGTGGTGGTGAACTCATGTTTCTGGTTCAATGGCATGGAACAGACGAGATGGACATACTGCCGGCTACCGTTGTCAACGAAA
This genomic window from Malaya genurostris strain Urasoe2022 chromosome 1, Malgen_1.1, whole genome shotgun sequence contains:
- the LOC131425436 gene encoding chromobox protein homolog 3-like, producing the protein MTDEESNEAPYVVEKVLDRRITAAGKIEYYLKWKGYTDADNTWEPEENLDCPELIAKYEEIRRQKEFKEAKKKSAKKKLEEINKPRGYDRGLLLYRIVGATDCGGELMFLVQWHGTDEMDILPATVVNEKDAQIVIEYYEAKSKVVEKAKERAKFAAYEEERTETMEECQDAIPGTEIPTAELEQMIDV